A genomic region of Phragmites australis chromosome 2, lpPhrAust1.1, whole genome shotgun sequence contains the following coding sequences:
- the LOC133908625 gene encoding probable acyl-[acyl-carrier-protein]--UDP-N-acetylglucosamine O-acyltransferase, mitochondrial isoform X2, with the protein MECRWTHHHRLRHSGRYPKTPGTADVIPGGSLPLPLLPTQTPCSAPLSMAAAARAARRLLSSRLHTTTRHLHASASEGATREASRSFIHPAAVVHPDAAIGQGVSIGPFCTVGPSARIGDACQIHAGCHVTGDTELGEGCVVLTFLAVVLSLVRISLDEQLLGKTMSLDTMLWLVLSAKILNTSQEMNAFCVLVAIMRSESTAPFIVLLNLVIGDNNLIMGSCHIAHDCKIGNNNIFANNTLFAGHIVVEDCTHTAGAVVVHQFCHIGSYSFLGGGSVVAQDVPRYMMVAGDRAELRGLNLEGLRRNGFSNQEVRRLRKAYQKVFMPTSTNQSSFEDRLAELEREIQHSESPAVSCMVESIRMSFDQGRRGICKFRSWNSS; encoded by the exons cAACCCAAACCCCCTGCTCCGCTCCGCTCTctatggccgccgccgcccgcgccgcacGCCGCCTCCTCTCGTCCCGCCTCCACACCACCACGCGCCATCTCCATGCAA GTGCTTCCGAGGGAGCGACGCGGGAGGCGTCCAGGAGCTTCATCCACCCCGCAGCCGTCGTCCACCCCGATGCCGCCATAGGCCAG GGTGTCTCGATAGGGCCCTTCTGCACAGTTGGGCCTTCAGCCAGGATTGGTGATGCGTGTCAAATACATGCCGGGTGCCATGTCACGGGCGATACTGAGCTAGGCGAGGGTTGTGTTGTTCTCAC TTTTCTGGCAGTGGTGCTATCCTTGGTGCGGATATCCCTGGACGAACAATTATTGGGGAAAACAATGTCATTGGACACCATGCTGTGGTTGGTGTTAAGTGCCAAGATCTTAAATACAAG CCAGGAGATGAATGCTTTCTGCGTATTGGTAGCAATAATGAGATCAGAGAGTACTGCTCCATTCATCGTTCTTCTAAATCTT GTAATTGGTGACAACAATCTTATAATGGGTTCATGCCATATAGCTCATGATTGCAAGATTGGTAACAATAACATCTTTGCTAATAACACTCTATTTGCTGGCCACATTGTTGTTGAG GACTGTACACATACTGCAGGGGCTGTTGTTGTCCATCAGTTTTGTCATATTGGGTCATACTCTTTTCTTGGTGGAGGCTCTGTG GTTGCACAAGATGTGCCAAGGTACATGATGGTTGCAGGTGATAGAGCAGAGCTTCGTGGTCTGAATCTTGAAGGTCTTAGGCGCAATGGATTCTCCAATCAAGAG GTAAGGAGATTGAGGAAAGCTTATCAGAAAGTATTTATGCCAACTAGTACTAATCAGAGTAGCTTTGAAGACAGACTCGCTGAATTG GAACGAGAAATTCAGCATTCAGAATCTCCTGCTGTGTCATGTATGGTGGAATCTATTCGCATGTCATTTGACCAAGGACGCCGTGGAATTTGCAAGTTCAGAAGTTGGAACAGCTCATAA
- the LOC133908625 gene encoding probable acyl-[acyl-carrier-protein]--UDP-N-acetylglucosamine O-acyltransferase, mitochondrial isoform X1, which translates to MECRWTHHHRLRHSGRYPKTPGTADVIPGGSLPLPLLPTQTPCSAPLSMAAAARAARRLLSSRLHTTTRHLHASASEGATREASRSFIHPAAVVHPDAAIGQGVSIGPFCTVGPSARIGDACQIHAGCHVTGDTELGEGCVVLTGAILGADIPGRTIIGENNVIGHHAVVGVKCQDLKYKPGDECFLRIGSNNEIREYCSIHRSSKSCNCTVIGDNNLIMGSCHIAHDCKIGNNNIFANNTLFAGHIVVEDCTHTAGAVVVHQFCHIGSYSFLGGGSVVAQDVPRYMMVAGDRAELRGLNLEGLRRNGFSNQEVRRLRKAYQKVFMPTSTNQSSFEDRLAELEREIQHSESPAVSCMVESIRMSFDQGRRGICKFRSWNSS; encoded by the exons cAACCCAAACCCCCTGCTCCGCTCCGCTCTctatggccgccgccgcccgcgccgcacGCCGCCTCCTCTCGTCCCGCCTCCACACCACCACGCGCCATCTCCATGCAA GTGCTTCCGAGGGAGCGACGCGGGAGGCGTCCAGGAGCTTCATCCACCCCGCAGCCGTCGTCCACCCCGATGCCGCCATAGGCCAG GGTGTCTCGATAGGGCCCTTCTGCACAGTTGGGCCTTCAGCCAGGATTGGTGATGCGTGTCAAATACATGCCGGGTGCCATGTCACGGGCGATACTGAGCTAGGCGAGGGTTGTGTTGTTCTCAC TGGTGCTATCCTTGGTGCGGATATCCCTGGACGAACAATTATTGGGGAAAACAATGTCATTGGACACCATGCTGTGGTTGGTGTTAAGTGCCAAGATCTTAAATACAAG CCAGGAGATGAATGCTTTCTGCGTATTGGTAGCAATAATGAGATCAGAGAGTACTGCTCCATTCATCGTTCTTCTAAATCTTGTAACTGCACG GTAATTGGTGACAACAATCTTATAATGGGTTCATGCCATATAGCTCATGATTGCAAGATTGGTAACAATAACATCTTTGCTAATAACACTCTATTTGCTGGCCACATTGTTGTTGAG GACTGTACACATACTGCAGGGGCTGTTGTTGTCCATCAGTTTTGTCATATTGGGTCATACTCTTTTCTTGGTGGAGGCTCTGTG GTTGCACAAGATGTGCCAAGGTACATGATGGTTGCAGGTGATAGAGCAGAGCTTCGTGGTCTGAATCTTGAAGGTCTTAGGCGCAATGGATTCTCCAATCAAGAG GTAAGGAGATTGAGGAAAGCTTATCAGAAAGTATTTATGCCAACTAGTACTAATCAGAGTAGCTTTGAAGACAGACTCGCTGAATTG GAACGAGAAATTCAGCATTCAGAATCTCCTGCTGTGTCATGTATGGTGGAATCTATTCGCATGTCATTTGACCAAGGACGCCGTGGAATTTGCAAGTTCAGAAGTTGGAACAGCTCATAA
- the LOC133908625 gene encoding probable acyl-[acyl-carrier-protein]--UDP-N-acetylglucosamine O-acyltransferase, mitochondrial isoform X3 translates to MECRWTHHHRLRHSGRYPKTPGTADVIPGGSLPLPLLPTQTPCSAPLSMAAAARAARRLLSSRLHTTTRHLHASASEGATREASRSFIHPAAVVHPDAAIGQGVSIGPFCTVGPSARIGDACQIHAGCHVTGDTELGEGCVVLTGAILGADIPGRTIIGENNVIGHHAVVGVKCQDLKYKEMNAFCVLVAIMRSESTAPFIVLLNLVIGDNNLIMGSCHIAHDCKIGNNNIFANNTLFAGHIVVEDCTHTAGAVVVHQFCHIGSYSFLGGGSVVAQDVPRYMMVAGDRAELRGLNLEGLRRNGFSNQEVRRLRKAYQKVFMPTSTNQSSFEDRLAELEREIQHSESPAVSCMVESIRMSFDQGRRGICKFRSWNSS, encoded by the exons cAACCCAAACCCCCTGCTCCGCTCCGCTCTctatggccgccgccgcccgcgccgcacGCCGCCTCCTCTCGTCCCGCCTCCACACCACCACGCGCCATCTCCATGCAA GTGCTTCCGAGGGAGCGACGCGGGAGGCGTCCAGGAGCTTCATCCACCCCGCAGCCGTCGTCCACCCCGATGCCGCCATAGGCCAG GGTGTCTCGATAGGGCCCTTCTGCACAGTTGGGCCTTCAGCCAGGATTGGTGATGCGTGTCAAATACATGCCGGGTGCCATGTCACGGGCGATACTGAGCTAGGCGAGGGTTGTGTTGTTCTCAC TGGTGCTATCCTTGGTGCGGATATCCCTGGACGAACAATTATTGGGGAAAACAATGTCATTGGACACCATGCTGTGGTTGGTGTTAAGTGCCAAGATCTTAAATACAAG GAGATGAATGCTTTCTGCGTATTGGTAGCAATAATGAGATCAGAGAGTACTGCTCCATTCATCGTTCTTCTAAATCTT GTAATTGGTGACAACAATCTTATAATGGGTTCATGCCATATAGCTCATGATTGCAAGATTGGTAACAATAACATCTTTGCTAATAACACTCTATTTGCTGGCCACATTGTTGTTGAG GACTGTACACATACTGCAGGGGCTGTTGTTGTCCATCAGTTTTGTCATATTGGGTCATACTCTTTTCTTGGTGGAGGCTCTGTG GTTGCACAAGATGTGCCAAGGTACATGATGGTTGCAGGTGATAGAGCAGAGCTTCGTGGTCTGAATCTTGAAGGTCTTAGGCGCAATGGATTCTCCAATCAAGAG GTAAGGAGATTGAGGAAAGCTTATCAGAAAGTATTTATGCCAACTAGTACTAATCAGAGTAGCTTTGAAGACAGACTCGCTGAATTG GAACGAGAAATTCAGCATTCAGAATCTCCTGCTGTGTCATGTATGGTGGAATCTATTCGCATGTCATTTGACCAAGGACGCCGTGGAATTTGCAAGTTCAGAAGTTGGAACAGCTCATAA